A genomic window from Candidatus Obscuribacterales bacterium includes:
- a CDS encoding isoprenylcysteine carboxylmethyltransferase family protein, with protein sequence MAEKRPAQRIVMVLVLVSFFLVPVVAGLDHRYGWSNVPTWLVLFANFLIALAYVMFYFVLKQNRFAAATIEVVPEQKISSSGLYGIVRHPMYSGALWLIIGMPLALGSYWALLVGLLMLPGLHWRILDEEKCLLAELKGYPEYCANVKYRLVPGVY encoded by the coding sequence ATGGCAGAAAAACGTCCGGCTCAACGAATTGTGATGGTTCTCGTGTTGGTTTCATTCTTTCTGGTGCCAGTAGTTGCCGGATTGGATCATCGGTACGGCTGGTCGAATGTTCCAACGTGGCTTGTGCTCTTCGCTAATTTTTTGATAGCGCTGGCATACGTGATGTTTTACTTCGTGCTCAAACAAAATCGATTTGCTGCTGCCACTATTGAAGTGGTGCCAGAACAAAAAATCTCATCAAGTGGTCTTTATGGTATTGTTCGCCACCCAATGTATTCTGGCGCACTCTGGTTAATAATTGGTATGCCACTAGCGCTTGGATCATATTGGGCGCTCTTGGTTGGTTTATTGATGCTTCCGGGATTGCATTGGCGTATCCTGGATGAGGAGAAGTGTTTGCTGGCGGAGCTCAAGGGATATCCGGAATATTGTGCCAACGTTAAATACCGGTTGGTTCCAGGGGTGTACTAG